From the genome of Deferribacteraceae bacterium V6Fe1:
GAACTTACAACTTTAAGTTTGATAATGGAATGACATTTTACCAAATAGCAACTGATGGTGGTTTTCTTGAAGCTCCGGTAAAATTGTCAACACTTCGGCTATCTCCCGGCGAAAGAGCCGAAATACTTGTTGACTTTTCAAATTACAAAACGGGGGATACTGTTTCCCTTGAAGACCAAGGCTATAAATTTTTACACATAAAAGTAGAACAAGCTAAAAACATCCATTATAACTTGCCTGATAAGCTTGTCGCTTTAGAAAAAATACCCGAGCATACTGCTACAAATGAAAGATATTTTTCTTTAAATGGCATGGGGCATATGGTTAACATCAACGGGAAAAAAATGAATATAAACAGGATTGACGAGTTTGTTAAAATCGGGTCAACCGAAATATGGAATATCACTGCAGATATGGGTATGCACGGAATGATGATGGGACAAACCTCCAGAAACAGTGTTATTCATAATTTTCATGCACATGGTACAATGTTTCAAATCATCTCAAGAAATGGTAAAACTCCACCATTAAATGAGCAAGGGTGGAAAGATACTGTTGCTTTAAGAAATGGAGAAAGGGTTAGGGTTATTGCCAAATTTCAGCATAAAGGCCTTTTCATGTACCATTGCCATATTTTGGAACATGAAGATAACGGCATGATGGGACAATTTTCCGTTAGTTAAGTAAGGAGGGCATTATGTTTGGATATGGAAATGGGAACGGATTTGGCACAGGACACGGTATGTTTTTTGGAGGTTACGGTATGATAATAATCTTATTAATTATTGTTGTGGCTATTGTTGCGTTTATCATAATCGGAAAATCTAAATCCTACCAAATCATTGATAGAGGGCACACAGAATCAGCTATTGATATACTAAAGCAAAGATACGCAAAAGGGGAAATTTCCGAAGAAGAATTTGAAAAAATGAAGAAAAAAATACTGTAGACTTAACTCAAAAGGGTAGCGTTTAAATATTTGTTGTCTACAAGTTTAAAAAATAACTTTTGATATTATCTCTTTTAAACTGTCTTCACCATTTAATTTGACCTTCTTCTTGCCGTCAATAACCGCCTCAGGCGGATTAATTATGCCATATTCTTCAGGGGCTTTTTCGCTGGAAAGATCTATTAACCTAACGTCCACTTTGCTGCCAAACTTATACTTAATATCCTCAGCCACATCAGGTGTTTTTGTATCAACGCCACTATTATAAAATATTTCAACTTTTATCATAGTGCCCTCCCTTTAATTTGTATCTTATTATACCAGATAAAGGGGGATAGATTCAAGAAAACATCAATTGATTGTTGCAACCTATTTGAAAAAGAAAATATTAATGGGGGAATTACTCCCCTCTATCCCCTTTTTGTCTGAAGTGAATTTGCAGCGGTACTCCGTCAAAACCAAACTTTTGCCTGATTAGATTGAGTATAAAACGCTCATAAGAAAAGTGAACCGCTTCAGGATAATTTACAAATACAACAAATTCGGGTGGCCTTATCCCCACTTGCGTCATGTAGAAAAATTTGAGACGCTTGTTTTTTACTACAGGAGGCTGATGAAGCTGTTGCGCCAACTGGAGCACCTCGTTGAGTTTTGAAGTTTGCACTCTTTTTGAATATTCTTCGTATACAATTTCCACACTTTTAAATATCCTGTAGACATTTTTCCCTGTCTGGGCAGAGACAAATACTATTTGCGGGTTATACAAAAATTTCAGTTTGTCTTGAACGTCTCTTCTCAATTGTCTTGAATATTCCCCTGGATTTTCCACCAAATCCCATTTGTTGAAAACGAGCACGACAGGTCTGTTTGCTCTGTTGGCCTCAGCAATAACCTTTATGTCCCTGTCTAAAATCCCCTGGGTCGCATCTATAACGGCGATGCATATGTCAGACTCTACAATGGTATCCATCCCTCGAAAATAACCGTATTTTTCAATTTTATCTTTAAACATTACGGATTTTTTCCTGATTCCGGCAGTATCTATAAGCGTATATTTAACATCGTTAAACTCAAAATTTACATTTACTGAATCCCTCGTTGTCCCCGGCACTTCTGTCACAATAACCCTTTCCTCTTTAAGCCAAGCATTTAAAAGACTTGATTTACCAACATTAGGTTTTCCCACTATTGCAAGCCTTATTCTGTCATTCTCGACAGGCTCTTCTTCAATATCAGGTATCAGGGAGGTTATTTCATCAAGTAATTCATCAATATTTCGTCCA
Proteins encoded in this window:
- a CDS encoding SHOCT domain-containing protein, whose amino-acid sequence is MFFGGYGMIIILLIIVVAIVAFIIIGKSKSYQIIDRGHTESAIDILKQRYAKGEISEEEFEKMKKKIL
- the der gene encoding ribosome biogenesis GTPase Der is translated as MFTVGILGRPNVGKSTLFNRFAGKRIAITDDMPGVTRDRLEHICEWGLKKFKLYDTAGFDLKDDIIKKEMQQQFYSAVDEVDLCLLMADAKEGLHPLDEIVADMLRKKGKKTILVLNKVDNPELEMAATDFYKLGFDKIFCISATHGRNIDELLDEITSLIPDIEEEPVENDRIRLAIVGKPNVGKSSLLNAWLKEERVIVTEVPGTTRDSVNVNFEFNDVKYTLIDTAGIRKKSVMFKDKIEKYGYFRGMDTIVESDICIAVIDATQGILDRDIKVIAEANRANRPVVLVFNKWDLVENPGEYSRQLRRDVQDKLKFLYNPQIVFVSAQTGKNVYRIFKSVEIVYEEYSKRVQTSKLNEVLQLAQQLHQPPVVKNKRLKFFYMTQVGIRPPEFVVFVNYPEAVHFSYERFILNLIRQKFGFDGVPLQIHFRQKGDRGE